The Rosa rugosa chromosome 1, drRosRugo1.1, whole genome shotgun sequence genomic sequence ATGAAAAAAAGCAGAATTCATATCCCATTCTTTTAACCATAAGGCTTTAGACCTTTGTCTCCAATACGTTTCCTGCTGTGTAAGCAAGGTGCTTAGTTTGGCATGAAGAGCTCGTTGTTCCTTATATTGGTCAGGGGTGAAGGGTTGCCGCATCAAgtcatttaatttcttttgaATTACTCTCATTTCCCCCCGTTGTGCATCAAAAACATGTTGATGCCAATGCATTAACTCTTGACCAGTTTTCCCGATCTTCATGCTAACTTGTAGCATGCCATTACCAGCTAGGGGTTGTGACCACCCTCGTTGTATCACACTTAGACAATCTGCATGGCCATCCCACATCTCTTCAAAACGAAATCGTTTTGGAGCACGCCAGACAATTCTTCGTTCAGCGCTAACTTCCACCAGCAAAGGGGTATGATCAGACTCAATTAGTGACAGAGTTACAACCCTAGAACAAGGAAATAAATCGCGCCATTTTGGGGAGGCAAAACTTCTATCTAATCTTTCTTTCGTCTTGTTGGACCAGGTGTACCGACTACCCACATACCCCATATCATGCAGATCACAGTCCACCATTGTTTGTCGAAAAGACTGCATTGGTGCCCAAGCCCTAGGAACTCCACCAGATTTCTCATTGTTGCTCATTATTTCATTGAAACCCCCCGCCATGATCCAAGGGAGAGAGCAAGGCTGAGCAACGAGGGTTTTGATAAGGTTCCATGTGCGGTGACGCTGACTGTGATGTGCAAAACCATAGATTCCAGTAAATCTCCATATTTCTTGCGTCCCAAGTTGCCCGATCTCAGCGTCAATGTGATGAGGTCCATACG encodes the following:
- the LOC133730623 gene encoding uncharacterized protein LOC133730623, producing MWKADTPVRLRTYGPHHIDAEIGQLGTQEIWRFTGIYGFAHHSQRHRTWNLIKTLVAQPCSLPWIMAGGFNEIMSNNEKSGGVPRAWAPMQSFRQTMVDCDLHDMGYVGSRYTWSNKTKERLDRSFASPKWRDLFPCSRVVTLSLIESDHTPLLVEVSAERRIVWRAPKRFRFEEMWDGHADCLSVIQRGWSQPLAGNGMLQVSMKIGKTGQELMHWHQHVFDAQRGEMRVIQKKLNDLMRQPFTPDQYKEQRALHAKLSTLLTQQETYWRQRSKALWLKEWDMNSAFFHRRASNRKAKNRIKGVNNGNGTWCSDPREIHDIILQYFQGIYAS